Sequence from the Mauremys mutica isolate MM-2020 ecotype Southern chromosome 2, ASM2049712v1, whole genome shotgun sequence genome:
GCATGCGTCACACCCCACTGGGGAAAGGGCTAAGCACTGCTGGCATCTTCTGGTCCAGTGAGCCCCCAGTGCCGAGATAGTGGGGAGGACTCATACACTAGCCTGTAGCTGCAGCTACACCTCTCCCGGGGGCTGAGCTCCTCCAGACCAAACTCTGGGTGGAGGCctgagataccatggtgatgggcacagtgTATAAAAACAGAGAGATATATCTGGGGATGGAGGCTTGTAGGGGAGGCTGTTTAAGGTCTctcgcctcttctcccccccgccccacccatgGCACTGTGGGAAATAGAGCTTCCAGGATTGTTAGCTCAGGGCAGTTCTGTGTGGGGCGGGGACTCCTCCCTTGGCAAAGAAGCAGCAGATGAATTCCCTGCAAGGATCCCCCAGCCtctggcatcacactggcccccagtcctggggctggctccGCTGACAGCCCCGGGGCACTATCTtatcccccccagcctcccctccctctaTGAGACCAAAACTTGCCATGATCAGACACATCCAGGGCCCACAAAACCCTCTCAGCAGAGCCCTTGAGGGTTTGGATCTCACCTCTCCCCCACCCGAGCACTCCTTGGCCCCCGACCTGCCGCCACGGGGTGCTGCAGTGTGTGTGGGTTGGCATAACATAGAGATCCCAGACCAGCATCATGGCCTGCTGCATCTGGGCTCACTGACTGCAGCCCCACAGCAGCAAAGAGAAGAAGCCAAGCCGGGTGGGTGGTCAGGAGGATTAAATGGAGGTGCAGGCCTCTCGTTTCTAGGCTGACTCAGCCAGCTGAGAACCATGTGTCATGGGCACGTGGGGTGAGCGGGTGCTGGGTGTATTGCCAAGATCTGCACCCCGCAGAGCGGACTCACAGCAGTGATGTACACCAGGGCAGAGCCCAGTGTGGGCAACTAAACCCCAGCAGGTGGCTCCTGTGGATGTTTTGGGAGAGAAGTGGGAAGGGGGTGTTGCCTGCTTGCGTTTACactagaaattcaggtcttgtctaccCTGTTTCTCCTGGCAGATGCCAGCGAGTGGAGAACCAGGCATCGCATATCCTGGGAATGGGGGCTTTATCTGGACTGTTTAAAATACCTTGTTTATTGTTTGGGCTTTGATGCCCATTTAACTCAAAGGCCTGAGAAACAGGTGGAAGGAAAGCGCTCTCTGTTAAGATTTGGCACTCTGGACTCTTCATGTGAGGGACCAGAGAGCTCCCAAGCAATGTATGTGAGATCACCAAGGAGTCTGTCCCAGGGTGGTTGGCCCTTCAACAGGAAATGGGTCTCTCTGCCCCACCTGCGACATTGTTAACTCACTGCCCAGGTGGGAAAAAGGATAATGACTTATGTGACTAAATTAGGCCTGGCTTGGGGATAAATAAGGGAGTGTTAACCAGGAACTCAGATCTTGCCTATGGTTAACTGGATGTGCTCTAAGGTCCACACCTCAGAGTCCCCATCCAGCAGACTCGTTCCCCCAAACCGCATCTATCAACGGAGAGAAAACTAAGGACAGGATTAACTATAAAGCAAACTGGTTTATTAAACAGTGACTCAAACAGGACACAGTAACGTATAGGACCCACAGCAAAACAATATACAAAGGGCATACAGGTACAGGTTGGCATAACAAACTGGCTTAAAGTCAAGGTCCCAAACCCATAAGGACAAAGGGGAACTTACTACAGGTAAGGTACAGATGTATACAGCATACTACACCAAGTTCAGAGGCAGTGGCGGATTCATGATttttgccgcccctaggcccagggttttttgccaccccaagatcccaaagcaaaaaaaaacaaaaacaaaaaaacttccgAGTAGGCCATGTGACCCTTGCTCTTTCCCACCATAGAGAGAAAAAGGCGCCAGTTCCCTCAAGAAGGTCACCAACATGGTGGACAAACAACAACTCCTTACAAACAAAATGGCGATGGGCCTAAACAAAATGGAACTTGTAGTTTTTCCCCTACAGGAGAGGCCAGAGTAAAGGGAAAGGGACATTTCAGCAAAGGCCTGGCGAAGATGGCTGAGTAGCACCAGAACAGCAACAGGGTTTTTTTGGCTTGCTGGCATCTCTGAGCCGGAGTGTGCGGAGCGACAAGAAATCCTGGGGGGTGTGGCTGGAAAGAGCGAGAGAGAGCAGAAAGCCAGCCTGACACTTTGTTTCTATCACTTCATTGGCAGAACTGAAATCAGCCCCTGGAAAGGGAACCTTATTTTGAACTGTGGTGGGGAGTAGTTCAGGTGCCCTGtgaagaggggaaactgaggcagagccacTGCAGCACCAAGGCAGACCACGAGGGGGTGCTTGGGAGGTAGCCAGCCCTGTTCCAGTGTCCATCTACAGGATCAAGCAAGCAGATCTGACAGGGCTGCGAAACAAGCAGAAACATgaaccctgggctcccctaccCTCCAACACCATCTCCTCTTTCCATCCCAAAGGTGGGTCACCCAGCTGTGAAAATGGGGCCCCTGGTGATGCtgtgggggtgggctctgggcagtAGGGGCAGGGCTGATGTGGGGTTAGTAGATGGTGTATGGGCCTAGGAGCCAGGACCCCCGGTTTCCACTCCTGGCTCTGGCACTGACTCACTATGACCTGGGCCATGTCCTGTTAGCATCTGTCACAGGGAGCTAATGATCTCAGCTCTCCGGGAGAGCAGTGCAAtgctgggctggaggagctctgCTCTGCACATGCCAGGCAGTCCCAGAGTGCTGCCCCCACACCCTACCCCATTACTCCTGGTCGTGCGGGGGAGGCACCTCCATCCTGCATGCACTCCCATAGCAAACACTCCCATAGCAACAGACAGCAGGGTGCGCTGGGGGTAAGCAGCCTCCTCCCACCATAATGAGGAATGAAAAGGGCTCGGTGGGGGTAGGGGAAGATGTGGGTCTGGCCAAAATCAGAGAGATGCAGCAGCAAGCTCACTCTGGGCAGCCCAGAACCTCAGTGTGGGCCCCTGAGCGTAAGCAGAATGAGCAATCGCTTAGGGTCCAGGGTAGCTCAAGGGGGAGGGGCCCTGTTCACTTTTAAATATTATTGGGGGGgacaaaatattcctgcttagagCCCCCAATGGGCTGGCACCACCTCTGCATGACAGTGAGCGCCTGGCCCTGCAGCAAGAGCTGTCGATACACACCCGCCCCCTCAGACAGCTGGTACATACACATACAATCATGCATGACAGCCTCACTACCCCTCGCACGCACACACCGCTGCTTACACTCTTCGCAAATGCCTGGTCCAGCCCTTCTCTTcagctgctctgggcagcacGCCGCCCGGTACCCACCCGCCTGCCCACCCAGCTCCTGTCTCCGTTCCCCCGCAGGAGACACAGTCCCACAGTCTCAGCTGCTAACAGCCTGGCAGACGGGGCCTGAGCTCCACTTTGCTCAGGGCTGGAGGTGTGAAACTCGGTACAGAGCCAGCTCACCAGGGATCCAGCACCTCAGGCTATTAgatccagagcccagcggggagGCCAGGGGCATGGTGcaagcctgcctgcctcccaggcCTTTTGCCAGCTCTCCAAGCCGCTCACAAATCCATGCAGCTCAGCAATCACCTGTAACAAGGGAGTTTCCTATGGACGCATTTCCAGCCCCGCGCAGGACCAGAAGCTCCCCACATGGCCCCTTTTCCAGCCACCCTGTGTGACCAGCAAGGTGTGTCCATGGCTTCTTGCCACCATCCACACAGGGTAATTGTCGGTTGTAATGACCAAGCCCCTGTCTCCCTGGTGGGGGTTCCCTGTGCTGCCATGGGGACTAGATCCCAGTAGTCTGAGGAGGCTGGAGACCTGTGGTGGGGTGAATCCCCCCTTCCTTGGGCAAATCCTTAGTGCAGGGATTCTCCACCCGTGCAATCTGGAGACAAGAATCCACCCTCTTCAGGCCCGACTGAGCCagacacaatctctctctctcccggcTCAGGTCCACATCTCAGTCCCTCTTTGTAGATCGCACCATGGCTCACTCCTAGTGCTGGTGGCTCACTCCTGCACCCTGGCAGACCTAGGAGCTCCTGCTGGGCTGGAGTTGACTCTGCGACACTGGAAATCAACTCCTCTTGGCCTGCGAGCCTCAATGCTCTGTGGATGGAGCCGTGGCctgcctgacacaggagcagtGGCGCTGGGGACCCGGCTTGGGAGCCAGAGGCAACCAAAGGGTTTGTCTGGGACCAGCAGCCGCAAGTGAGAATAACTTACACACAGCCTTTGTGCTGCCGCCACCACTCTCCAGAGGCTGCCATTTGGCCTGGATGATGCCCCGGCTGTGCTCAGTGCATGGGACCAGGAGAGATGCTGAAGGTGCCCGGCTCCTGCATAAGGATGGAGAGAGCAGCCTCCACTGGGGAGCTGGCACCTACCTCATGGTCTCAcagtgtcccctgccctgaacctgACCCCACCGGTGGCTAGCAGACAGGGGAACCAAGAGCCACGCTGCCATTGGCCATGCCCGCGCACACCTGCCCCTTTGAGCCAGCAGGGGGTTAGCGCCCCTACGACCAGCCGTCACCAGAGCACTGAGTATCCGGCCCCACGCTGGCAGGGTTGGAGTGCTGCCTACAACGTCTCCTACTGCCCTGTCCCAGGTGAGATGTCACAGGGCGGCTCATCTTCCATGCAGGTAGGCACGGCTTGGGGATTCCACACCCCTGGATGGCGAGGTAGCGGGAGAACTGGCAGTGCCCCTGCAGCACAGGGAAGAGCCCCAGAACTGGAGGCATCAGGGGAGCCTCCCACTTTCCTGCCAATCCAGTTACCCAGgcatgcccccccccctccggccagGCTGATGTTACCGTGGTGCCTGCTCCTGCTGCACTAAGGGATGTGGATGTGATCTGGGCCACTGACTCACCACCAGAAAGATCAGGGGGGTATTTGCTGGTTTCTCACACCGGGTTGAATTGCTGGGCTCAGGGGACAGCCGGTTCCCCTTTCTCCAGTGCACAGTCCCCGCTCCCTCTGGGCTGCATtcacctccccccgccctccccgtaCCGGCTgcactgtctcccctcccccccatctgcATTgtcgcccctgctccgcccagaCTGCGTTCTGCCCCTAACCCCCCACATCCGGCTGCACTgtccccccccgcctgcccccatccccctgcccggcggcttcactctcccctcccccatctgcactGTCGCCCCCCGGCTgcgttcttcccccagcccccctcacacCCGGCTGCATTGTCCCCCGCGACCGGCTGCGCTTTGCcatgacccccccgcccccccgggggccTTGGCAGGCGGCTCTCTGGGCTCCGCCCGCTTTGTTGGGAGCGGGGGGCgcggacaggggctggctgcgcgGAGctatctggggggcgggggcagcggctCAGCGGATCTCGGCTGCCCCGATCCCGCCGGCGGCACCGGCCGGGCCCAGCCCCAAGGGGGTCCCGGAGAGCCTGGGGCTCCGCGAgcctctgcccgagccctgggcgcGGGGGCGGCTCCATCCGCCGGCGCCGTTAGCCTGCGCAGCCTGGCCGGGGCGGGCTCCGGGATCCAGGCACCGGTGAGTGGCCGGGCGGCTCCCGGGCAGGAGCAAGTGGCTCCGGATCCGCGGGGATCGGGCCCAGccgcgcagcgcagcgccccggGGAAGGTGCCCTGCTGGGCGTCGTCTGGCCGCGCAGCtcccgtgggctggatccggcACTCAAGGGGGCTGGGGTCCCCCCGGTGCCTTTAAAGGCTGGGGGTGACGGGGCgccacgccccccccccgcctggggaCAGCCAGGGGAGCGGGCAGCAGCTAGCGGGGAGCCCTCGTGGGGACGCTAGCTGAGGAGTCCCCGTCTAGGGGCCACCCCTATTCCCAAGGGCCCTCTGCTGGGCCAGCAGCGGGGCCCCGAGTGCtggcaggagaagggggctggtgCATTCTGGGTCCATCCCTGGACACCCTCTGACCCAGACTgggtgccccccgccccagccgtggCCATGGCGCAGTACTCGGGGCAGCCTCAGGAGCTGCATGCCAACGCCTCGCACCTGGGGCCAGGTGTGGCTGCTCTGCTGGACAGGAGCAGTGACTTCACCCTGGGCCTGAACATCTTCTCTGGCGCTCTGCATGCCGGGCCCCCCAATCTCTCCCTGATGCCGTGCGAGCTGGAGCCGCTGGGCTCCCTACCCCTGGACACGGAGGGGTCTGCAGCTTGGGGTAGCCTTCTGGGGCCGGCCCTGTCACTGGTGCTGCCTGTGGTGTACGCCCTCATCTGCGGCTGCGGCATCCTGGCCAATGGGCTGGTGATCTCCATCGTGCTGAGCTGCAAGCACAAGCTGGTGTCGGACGTCTACATCCTGAACCTGGCCGTGGCTGACCTGCTCTTCTTGGTGGGGATGCCCTTCATCATCCACCAGCTTGTCCAGGAGCACGGCTGGATATTCGGGGACTTTCTGTGCCGTGCTGTCACCACCCTCGACCTCAACAACCAGTTCACCAGCGTGGCCATCGTCACCGTGCTCTGCGTGGACAGGTACCCATCAGGGCACGCTCTACAGCACGGCCCTGGCCCCATgaggtgtcctgttttccctttgggaaaatatggtcacttTACTTCTGGGCAGCTAGCTTCACTCTCACAGCTGCGGTGTTGGCAGCCATGGCACAGGCTGTAGCCTGTGGGGTTGGGGCAACCCTGCGGGGTGGACAAGCCCCCAAAGGCTGAACTCAGACAGAGCCCGAATGGCTGCAGAGCTGGAATACTGGAGGTGGGGCGAACAGGGCTAGAATAGTGGGAGGGCTTCAGGATAGAGGAAGAGCtagggggtggcagggctggaatTGGAGGGGGCACCGCAGGGCACaggtggagctgggggcggggcagggttgAAATGaggatgggggctgcagggctctggtggaggtgggggtgtggcagggtAGAGAGGGGTGAAGTTGAGCCCCAGcaagcccccctgcccagccccctcagaGAGTGTTAAGCTGGTGAAGGgggtctgcaccccctgctcagGGCCTGTGGGTAGGGACCCCCTGCATCAGCACTTGGGTCATTGTTTCCTGGCCTCTCcaagctggggcagctgggaactCTGTCCCCTCTTTGAAACAAGGGGCTCAACAGCtgtctcatccccagccccatcatcACCCCTAGATCTCCCTGCCTCACCTCCCCATCCTGCCCCGTGCCCCTCCCGACGGCCACTCTCTCCCCAGGTACGTGGCAGTGGTGTACTCGTCCACAGTGGGCCAGAAGCGGACGCTGCGCTGCACGGCCCTGATCAATGCCGGCGTGTGGGCCAGCAGCCTGGTGATGGCCACGCCAGCCATGCTGTACGCCCGGGTGCAGCGGGAGAACCAGACGGAGCTGTGCCTCATGGATCTG
This genomic interval carries:
- the LOC123364431 gene encoding melanin-concentrating hormone receptor 2-like isoform X2 — protein: MAQYSGQPQELHANASHLGPGVAALLDRSSDFTLGLNIFSGALHAGPPNLSLMPCELEPLGSLPLDTEGSAAWGSLLGPALSLVLPVVYALICGCGILANGLVISIVLSCKHKLVSDVYILNLAVADLLFLVGMPFIIHQLVQEHGWIFGDFLCRAVTTLDLNNQFTSVAIVTVLCVDRYVAVVYSSTVGQKRTLRCTALINAGVWASSLVMATPAMLYARVQRENQTELCLMDLPGPSSLYWYTLYQSLAAFLLPLLVITVLYSLTLHHLFRAMHRAQRRCSARSRRVTRMALTIITAFLICWTPFHVVQLVNLTATPSAASFYLNQLTICLSYAHSCVSPVLVLFCTEFFRERMAHSRFIARWRALRAGTALPSQELTSTVYSPQVGSTMAQRCRRPFGTEQLPCSMTDASVTINGQEEQSAV
- the LOC123364431 gene encoding melanin-concentrating hormone receptor 2-like isoform X1, with translation MAQYSGQPQELHANASHLGPGVAALLDRSSDFTLGLNIFSGALHAGPPNLSLMPCELEPLGSLPLDTEGSAAWGSLLGPALSLVLPVVYALICGCGILANGLVISIVLSCKHKLVSDVYILNLAVADLLFLVGMPFIIHQLVQEHGWIFGDFLCRAVTTLDLNNQFTSVAIVTVLCVDRYVAVVYSSTVGQKRTLRCTALINAGVWASSLVMATPAMLYARVQRENQTELCLMDLPGPSSLYWYTLYQSLAAFLLPLLVITVLYSLTLHHLFRAMHRAQRRCSARSRRVTRMALTIITAFLICWTPFHVVQLVNLTATPSAASFYLNQLTICLSYAHSCVSPVLVLFCTEFFRERMAHSRYCRFIARWRALRAGTALPSQELTSTVYSPQVGSTMAQRCRRPFGTEQLPCSMTDASVTINGQEEQSAV